From a single Mycolicibacterium mengxianglii genomic region:
- a CDS encoding TetR/AcrR family transcriptional regulator: MARLVNGNSATVAQQSQAEPAKVDGRKRRWHQHKVDRRNELVDGTLGAIRRLGRDVSMDEIAAEIGVSKTVLYRYFVDKNDLTTAVMMRFTQTTLIPNMAAALSTHLDGYDVTREIIRVYVETVAAEPEIYPFVFANSSASKSKVIADSERIIAGMLAVMFRRRMQKAGMDTKGVEPWAYMIVGGVQLATHSWMSHRRMTSDELIDYLTMLSWSALCGIVEVGGSLERFNEQPHPVPLLPGQEESAD; the protein is encoded by the coding sequence ATGGCGCGACTAGTGAATGGAAATAGTGCGACAGTGGCTCAACAGTCCCAGGCCGAACCCGCCAAGGTAGACGGACGGAAGAGGCGGTGGCATCAGCACAAGGTCGATCGACGCAACGAACTGGTCGACGGCACTCTTGGCGCCATCCGCCGACTCGGCCGCGATGTGAGCATGGACGAGATAGCTGCGGAAATCGGTGTATCGAAGACCGTCCTGTACCGCTATTTCGTCGACAAGAACGACCTCACCACCGCGGTGATGATGCGCTTCACCCAGACGACCTTGATTCCGAACATGGCGGCCGCCCTGTCGACCCATCTCGACGGTTACGACGTGACCCGCGAGATCATCCGCGTTTACGTCGAAACCGTGGCGGCCGAGCCCGAGATCTACCCATTTGTCTTTGCAAACAGCTCCGCCAGCAAAAGCAAGGTGATCGCCGACAGTGAGCGGATCATCGCCGGGATGCTCGCGGTGATGTTCCGGCGTCGTATGCAGAAGGCCGGCATGGACACCAAGGGCGTGGAGCCGTGGGCGTACATGATCGTCGGGGGCGTGCAGCTGGCGACCCACTCCTGGATGTCGCATCGGCGGATGACCTCGGACGAACTCATCGACTACCTCACGATGCTGTCCTGGAGCGCCTTGTGCGGGATCGTCGAAGTGGGCGGTTCACTCGAACGATTCAACGAACAGCCGCATCCGGTGCCCCTCCTACCTGGGCAGGAAGAATCGGCGGACTGA